One window of the Perca fluviatilis chromosome 5, GENO_Pfluv_1.0, whole genome shotgun sequence genome contains the following:
- the LOC120558364 gene encoding YTH domain-containing family protein 1-like isoform X3, with translation MSATSIDPQRSKGQASKVQNGSLHQKETVHDNDFEPYLTGQSTQNNSYQSITDPYLSSYYAPSIGFPYPLSEAPWSTGGDPPIPYLTPYGPLSNGDHHFMPDTVFGQPGGLGSSIYPHRFNFFPENPAFSAWGTSGSQGQQTQSSAYGGSYSYPPSSLGGTLVPDGQTGFHSDTLNKAPGMNSLEQGMVGLKIGGDVTGQGSGVKAVGSVIGGPVVAATGNGATPIGMPPPKPTSWAAIASKPAKPQQLKAKVKPGMPNPGGALPPPPIKHNMNIGTWDKGPVTKVATAPLQQQQPLGLPHGMPPLASMQQGPMQPPPPQSLLQPQMQPMALQTHHHQHHQPPPQPYHNHTQPPQPQTRWVAPRNRNQGYGQGGPGHDGCGVMGMVGSGNSGPQTSASQGPGGESHPVLDKLRASHSYNPKNFEWNLKNGRVFIIKSYSEDDIHRSIKYSIWCSTEHGNKRLDSAFRAMNAKGPVYLLFSVNGSGHFCGVAEMRSPVDYGTSAGVWAQDKWKGKFDVDWLFVKDVPNSQLRHIRLENNDNKPVTNSRDTQEVPLEKAKQVLKIIATYKHTTSIFDDFSHYEKRQEEEEEVRKTFEPSPIQNRSRLDQERQNRNKQ, from the exons AACAACAGCTACCAGTCTATTACCGACCCCTACCTGTCCAGCTACTATGCCCCCTCCATTGGATTTCCGTATCCCCTCAGTGAGGCTCCCTGGTCCACAGGAGGGGACCCCCCTATTCCATACCTCACCCCCTATGGACCCTTGAGTAATGGAGACCATCACTTTATGCCAGACACAGTGTTTGGCCAGCCGGGGGGTCTGGGAAGCAGCATCTACCCCCACAGGTTTAATTTTTTCCCTGAAAACCCTGCTTTCTCTGCTTGGGGCACAAGTGGCTCCCAGGGCCAGCAGACTCAAAGTTCAGCATACGGTGGCAGCTACAGCTATCCCCCCAGTTCTCTGGGGGGCACCCTGGTGCCTGATGGTCAGACAGGCTTTCACAGTGACACCCTCAACAAGGCCCCCGGTATGAACAGCCTGGAACAGGGTATGGTTGGCTTGAAGATCGGAGGGGATGTCACTGGCCAGGGGTCAGGAGTCAAGGCCGTGGGATCAGTTATTGGTGGACCTGTGGTGGCAGCCACAGGGAACGGAGCCACGCCTATTGGAATGCCACCACCCAAACCCACCTCCTGGGCAGCCATTGCCAGCAAGCCTGCCAAACCGCAGCAGCTGAAAGCTAAGGTGAAGCCAGGGATGCCCAATCCAGGGGGAGCTCTTCCCCCACCACCCATCAAACACAACATGAACATCGGGACCTGGGACAAGGGCCCCGTGACTAAAGTAGCCACAGCTCCACTGCAGCAACAGCAGCCTCTTGGCCTGCCTCATGGCATGCCACCTCTAGCCTCCATGCAGCAGGGACCCATGCAGCCCCCACCTCCCCAGTCTTTGTTGCAGCCCCAGATGCAGCCTATGGCCTTACAGACCCACCATCACCAGCACCATCAGCCACCACCTCAGCCCTACCACAACCACACCCAGCCTCCACAACCCCAGACCCGTTGGGTTGCCCCACGCAACCGTAACCAAGGCTACGGGCAGGGTGGCCCTGGCCATGACGGTTGTGGTGTGATGGGTATGGTTGGTAGTGGGAACAGTGGTCCTCAAACTTCTGCCAGCCAGGGACCTGGCGGAGAGTCCCACCCAGTGCTGGATAAGCTGCGTGCCTCCCATAGCTACAACCCCAAGAACTTTGAATGGAACTTGAAGAATGGACGTGTTTTCATCATTAAGAGCTACTCTGAGGACGATATCCATCGCTCCATCAAGTACTCCATCTGGTGCAGCACGGAGCACGGCAACAAGCGGCTGGACTCAGCCTTCCGGGCCATGAATGCTAAAGGCCCTGTATACCTTCTGTTCAGTGTCAATGGCAGTGGTCATTTCTGTGGTGTGGCAGAGATGCGTTCACCAGTGGACTATGGCACCAGTGCTGGTGTATGGGCACAGGACAAGTGGAAGGGCAAGTTTGACGTGGACTGGTTGTTTGTTAAGGACGTGCCTAATAGCCAGCTGCGCCACATCCGCCTGGAGAACAACGACAACAAGCCAGTGACCAACTCGCGTGACACCCAGGAGGTTCCTCTGGAGAAAGCCAAGCAGGTGCTCAAGATCATCGCCACCTACAAACACACCACCTCCATCTTTGATGACTTCTCCCATTATGAGAAGaggcaggaagaggaagaggaggtgcGCAAG ACTTTTGAACCTTCTCCGATACAGAACCGCTCTCGGTTGGATCAG gagcGCCAAAACAGGAATAAACAATAG